In a genomic window of Helianthus annuus cultivar XRQ/B chromosome 10, HanXRQr2.0-SUNRISE, whole genome shotgun sequence:
- the LOC110882541 gene encoding uncharacterized protein LOC110882541 has product MKGRSTTEAIHILRRLMEKDRAKKQDLHMVFIDLEKAYDTVPRGVADDDDTQITIEDLGSFVQRDGDIDGDVTHRIQAGWCSWSAASRVLCDRTFPTKLKGKFYRVTVRPAMLYGTDCWAIKKTQACKMEAAETRMLR; this is encoded by the exons ATGAAAGGGAGGTCAACTACAGAAGCGATACATATTCTAAGGAGGTTGATGGAAAAAGATAGAGCGAAGAAGCAAGATTTACATATGGTGTTTATCGACCTGGAAAAGGCATATGACACTGTCCCACG TGGTGTAGCCGATGACGATGACACCCAAATCACAATTGAGGATCTAGGTTCGTTTGTACAAAGAGATGGTGACATAGACGGTGATGTAACCCATCGCATACAGGCTGGCTGGTGTAGTTGGAGTGCAGCCAGTAGGGTATTGTGCGATAGGACGTTCCCAACTAAACTAAAGGGTAAATTTTACAGGGTAACAGTTAGGCCCGCTATGCTGTATGGAACAGACTGTTGGGCTATCAAGAAGACACAGGCGTGCAAGATGGAGGCAGCAGAGACGAGGATGCTGAGGTAG
- the LOC110882538 gene encoding LOW QUALITY PROTEIN: ribosomal protein S4, mitochondrial-like (The sequence of the model RefSeq protein was modified relative to this genomic sequence to represent the inferred CDS: inserted 1 base in 1 codon; substituted 7 bases at 7 genomic stop codons), protein MHALRFKISLLLEGNVWNIELTIIQHRILQRLRNKTRSIKRMIYSQKXLNSYIQLQTTRKLSFLHGDLPITXMHKGTERTSYIPFPLNPETRSDVILVHLYFTETLPHASLPISHRRLCVNNVIVSITSFQVSQGDFISLKENDVIIYSKTRRSLYIQVSVSKIIGKSLDSLVRIWRRSKTXWFCLLTXNXEGCRLLLKDPFLQXVHSSMQHEDLERTKKFGSKKVCLGSSFAEHKRNFYHFKSKFLSKKRNEKTLNLTTRKKSPVIYNSSFYSNSTPFSPISLIXREKXKKIPLSTHYSEVNHRTPKVVLSYGPNICHIPHGHQGHIR, encoded by the exons ATGCATGCATTAAGATTTAAAATTAGTCTTCTACTTGAAGGAAATGTTTGGAATATAGAACTTACAATAATACAACACCGCATTCTTCAAAGATTGAGGAACAAGACGAGATCTATTAAGAGAATGATTTATTCTCAAAAATAACTGAATAGTTACATCCAATTACAAACTACACGAAAGTTATCCTTTTTACATGGAGATTTACCAATCACATAGATGCATAAAGGAACAGAACGAACTTCATATATCCCTTTTCCACTCAATCCAGAAACAAGATCGGATGTTATTCTAGTTCATCTCTATTTTACTGAAACTCTTCCTCATGCAAGTTTGCCGATAAGTCATCGAAGGCTTTGTGTGAATAATGTAATAGTCAGCATTACTTCTTTTCAAGTTTCCCAAGGTGATTTCATATCTTTGAAAGAAAATGATGTTATAATTTATTCAAAAACAAGGAGATCCTTATATATCCAAGTTTCAGTTTCTAAAATCATAGGAAAATCCCTAGATAGCCTAGTAAGAATATGGAGAAGAAGCAAAACATAATGGTTCTGCTTGCTTACTTAAAACTAAGAGGGATGCCGCTTACTACTGAAAGACCCGTTTTTGC TAGTGCATTCTTCTATGCAACACGAAGACTTAGAAAGAACAAAAAAGTTTGGATCCAAAAAAGTATGCTTAGGCAGTTCTTTCGCTGAACACAAGAGGAATTTCTATCATTTCAAATCGAAATTCTTATCGAAGAAAAGGAACGaaaaaaccctaaatcttacTACAAGAAAAAAAAGTCCTGTAATTTACAACTCTTCTTTCTATAGTAATTCTACCCCTTTCTCCCCCATCAGTCTTATTTGaagagaaaaataaaaaaaaatccccCTGTCTACTCATTATTCAGAGGTGAATCATAGAACTCCAAAAGTTGTGCTATCTTATGGACCTAACATATGTCACATCCCTCATGGGCACCAAGGGCACATTCGATAG